In a single window of the Dinghuibacter silviterrae genome:
- the traJ gene encoding conjugative transposon protein TraJ, giving the protein MTRQFRFWFYLALCCLLPGLLHAQSASSGIETLHQVLEDTRTQMQTMCADLVTLAQALAGFGTLFYIGSRVWKHIARGEGVDMYPLLKPLAILLCIGIFPKVLDVINSIMKPTVTATAALAQHANDHVHNLLTAQAAMLGGGATYPALIVPMPAMTSEDNKYTQPDNTDSGGGGIWSAIGQGFKFIASGWISTLRYCFRLMLSILLEILYYAAALCIDTIRTFHLIVLGVLGPFAFAFSCYDGFQNSLTHWLARYINIYLWLPICNLFGAIMSTIQANMLQLDLSRIDSGSLTIFSPTDIAYLIFLVMGVVGYFTVPSIANYIIHTHGPNPIAGRMSSMTGAVVNTAIMAGTGMPGGAGGMGAGGLAGGSGAAGGGGASAAGGFAAGGAADQYNRDKISGNSSSNA; this is encoded by the coding sequence ATGACAAGGCAATTCCGTTTTTGGTTCTACCTGGCGCTATGCTGTCTATTGCCCGGCCTCCTGCACGCCCAAAGCGCCTCCAGCGGGATAGAGACGCTGCACCAGGTCCTTGAAGATACCCGTACACAGATGCAAACCATGTGTGCGGACCTGGTTACCCTTGCCCAGGCCCTGGCCGGCTTTGGCACCCTCTTCTATATTGGCTCCCGGGTGTGGAAGCACATCGCCCGGGGCGAGGGCGTCGATATGTACCCTTTGCTAAAACCCCTGGCCATCCTGCTTTGTATTGGAATTTTCCCCAAAGTCCTCGATGTCATTAACTCGATCATGAAGCCCACCGTCACTGCCACGGCAGCCCTTGCACAGCACGCCAACGACCATGTTCACAATCTACTGACGGCTCAAGCCGCTATGTTGGGTGGCGGTGCCACGTACCCGGCCCTGATCGTCCCCATGCCAGCCATGACGTCCGAGGACAACAAGTATACGCAGCCCGATAATACCGATAGCGGCGGCGGAGGAATCTGGTCGGCCATCGGCCAGGGCTTCAAGTTCATTGCCAGCGGCTGGATCTCCACGCTCCGGTATTGCTTCCGGCTGATGCTCTCCATCCTCCTGGAGATCCTGTACTATGCTGCCGCCCTATGTATCGACACGATCCGCACCTTTCACCTCATCGTGCTGGGCGTGTTAGGACCCTTTGCCTTCGCTTTTTCGTGCTACGATGGATTCCAGAACTCCCTGACCCATTGGCTAGCGCGTTACATTAATATTTACCTATGGCTGCCTATCTGTAACCTGTTCGGCGCCATCATGAGCACGATCCAGGCAAATATGTTGCAATTGGACCTGTCCCGGATCGACAGCGGCAGCCTGACCATCTTTTCTCCTACCGATATAGCGTACCTGATCTTCCTCGTGATGGGCGTGGTGGGCTATTTCACGGTACCCTCGATTGCCAATTATATCATCCATACACATGGCCCCAATCCGATCGCTGGCCGCATGTCCAGCATGACCGGGGCTGTGGTCAACACCGCCATCATGGCCGGGACCGGGATGCCGGGCGGCGCCGGGGGCATGGGTGCAGGCGGTCTTGCCGGAGGAAGCGGTGCCGCGGGCGGTGGCGGCGCTTCGGCCGCAGGTGGCTTTGCTGCCGGTGGCGCGGCTGACCAGTATAACCGCGACAAGATCAGCGGCAACTCTTCTTCTAACGCTTAA
- the traK gene encoding conjugative transposon protein TraK: MFQQFKNIDTAFRHIRSFSVAFLLVTLALNAYLIYRTTVVLQAGRQKVYLLANGKLLDAVAVDRADYIAVEIRDHVKMFHQYFYSLEPDEKVNEKHITAACYLADSSAAYEYKNLSDNGYYSRILEGNISQQVEDPDSIKVDVDHLPFTFLYYGKLRIVRPTSILTRSLITTGTIRHTTISDNNPHGFLIEHWKVLDNRDLTLEKR; encoded by the coding sequence ATGTTCCAGCAATTCAAGAACATCGACACCGCCTTCCGGCATATCCGGTCTTTCTCCGTGGCCTTCCTCCTGGTCACCCTGGCGTTGAACGCGTACCTGATCTACCGCACCACGGTGGTGCTCCAGGCGGGCCGGCAGAAAGTCTACCTGCTGGCCAACGGCAAGCTCCTGGACGCCGTGGCCGTGGACCGGGCCGATTATATCGCGGTCGAAATCCGCGACCACGTCAAAATGTTCCACCAATATTTCTATTCACTCGAACCCGACGAAAAGGTGAACGAGAAGCATATCACCGCCGCCTGCTACCTGGCCGACAGCAGCGCCGCCTATGAGTATAAGAACCTTTCCGACAACGGCTATTACTCCCGGATCCTGGAGGGCAATATTAGCCAGCAGGTGGAGGACCCGGACAGCATCAAGGTGGACGTCGACCACCTGCCGTTCACCTTCCTGTATTATGGTAAGCTCCGGATCGTACGGCCCACCAGCATCCTTACCCGCTCGCTCATCACCACCGGTACGATCCGGCATACCACGATCAGTGACAACAATCCCCATGGTTTCCTGATCGAGCACTGGAAAGTGCTGGACAACCGGGACCTCACCCTTGAAAAACGTTGA
- the traM gene encoding conjugative transposon protein TraM: MPNTSPVTKKKKLQMILLIFGIPVLIFSLVFFLLNKPHPTTTAATTAPVKGFNTSLPAPNLPQQTKNKLELFMEAQQDSLRHQAELERDPYTKSQASLYNPLPPSAPAPLTGSLHLSPRAPTLEDTTERKVNERLKRLYAVLQTSGDPSKTSTVLTGPYQGTVPETATSSDRWQQMMANLQKKDTAPDTQMQQINQALDKLLQLQHPTTPVPVNPIGNKVAALPVTINRLDTGAAAGQDENGLYTTVAYTNGFYGLSDQSDTLAAPPDAIAAVVHATQTISSGSIVKLRLLQDIFIGRERIPANSFIFGPATIAGDRVNIQLTNAVYDGRLFPIALRVYDAVDGLEGLYVPGAINRDVVKEGVGQGVSSMGVTSFDPSLGAQAAAAGIETARTLLSRKIRLVQVTLKAGHRALLKNPETLR, encoded by the coding sequence ATGCCCAACACATCCCCCGTCACGAAAAAGAAAAAGCTACAGATGATCCTGCTGATCTTTGGCATTCCCGTACTGATCTTCTCCCTGGTGTTCTTTTTACTGAACAAGCCCCACCCAACAACCACTGCCGCTACGACCGCACCGGTAAAAGGATTCAATACCAGCCTGCCCGCCCCGAACCTTCCCCAACAGACCAAGAACAAGCTGGAGCTTTTTATGGAAGCACAGCAGGATTCGCTGCGCCACCAGGCCGAGCTGGAAAGAGACCCCTATACCAAAAGCCAGGCATCCCTTTATAATCCCTTGCCCCCGTCAGCTCCGGCACCCCTGACCGGTTCCCTTCATCTATCCCCCCGGGCGCCCACGCTGGAAGATACCACCGAACGCAAGGTCAATGAACGGCTGAAAAGGTTGTACGCCGTGTTACAGACGTCCGGCGACCCGTCCAAAACAAGTACAGTGCTTACTGGTCCCTACCAGGGTACTGTACCCGAAACAGCTACGTCCTCCGACCGCTGGCAGCAGATGATGGCCAACCTGCAAAAAAAAGACACCGCCCCCGATACCCAGATGCAGCAGATCAACCAGGCCCTGGACAAGCTCCTGCAACTACAACACCCGACCACGCCGGTCCCGGTTAATCCCATTGGTAACAAGGTCGCCGCCCTCCCGGTGACGATCAACCGACTGGATACCGGGGCCGCCGCGGGCCAGGACGAGAACGGTCTCTATACAACCGTAGCCTACACCAATGGCTTTTACGGGCTGAGCGATCAGTCCGACACCCTGGCAGCGCCGCCCGATGCGATTGCCGCCGTCGTTCATGCCACCCAAACCATCTCCAGCGGGTCCATTGTAAAATTGCGGCTGCTCCAGGACATTTTTATCGGCCGGGAACGCATCCCCGCCAACAGCTTCATCTTCGGTCCCGCTACCATTGCCGGCGACCGCGTCAATATCCAACTGACCAATGCCGTCTATGATGGCCGCCTGTTCCCCATTGCACTACGGGTATACGACGCCGTGGATGGCCTGGAAGGGCTGTACGTACCAGGTGCGATCAACCGGGACGTGGTCAAGGAAGGAGTAGGGCAGGGGGTTTCCTCGATGGGGGTCACCAGCTTTGACCCCTCCCTGGGCGCACAGGCCGCTGCGGCCGGTATCGAGACCGCCCGTACGCTCCTGAGCCGCAAGATCCGGCTGGTACAGGTAACGCTCAAAGCCGGCCACCGTGCCCTGCTCAAAAACCCCGAAACCCTTCGCTGA
- the traN gene encoding conjugative transposon protein TraN, which yields MKSIACLLALIGITPLTTFAQGNDLNLPPFTHVPHYRLSVSYNTTTVLVFAAPVRPVDRGDRDLLAQKQPGTDNVLKLKAARRGFSATNLHVFTADGRLFAFDVTYTDSAAATYDLTHLVVPRQLPGQVSLEEAPLNTYAMDSLATSVRSMPAFIKVRDRAFRMRLRVDALAATSDLLFLRMEVTNRSRLDYTPDFLRLYIRDRVQAKRSSLQEQELIPRYTDSLLTIPGKDSRTWVMAIPRITIPDKKEFRVELYEKNGGRSLSLRIRNRHLYRARPL from the coding sequence ATGAAATCCATCGCCTGCCTGCTGGCCCTGATCGGGATCACGCCCTTGACAACGTTTGCCCAGGGCAACGACCTCAACCTGCCCCCTTTCACCCACGTCCCGCATTATCGCCTCTCTGTATCCTATAATACGACCACCGTCCTGGTCTTTGCCGCCCCCGTGCGCCCGGTGGACCGAGGGGACCGTGACCTGCTGGCACAGAAACAGCCCGGCACCGATAATGTCCTGAAGCTGAAAGCCGCCCGGCGTGGCTTCTCTGCCACCAACCTGCATGTGTTCACCGCGGACGGTCGCCTCTTTGCCTTCGACGTCACCTATACCGATAGTGCTGCAGCCACCTATGACCTTACCCACCTGGTCGTACCCCGCCAGCTACCCGGACAGGTCAGCCTGGAGGAGGCGCCGCTCAACACCTACGCTATGGATAGCCTGGCCACATCCGTCCGGTCGATGCCTGCATTTATAAAGGTCCGGGACCGGGCTTTCCGGATGCGGTTGCGCGTCGACGCATTGGCCGCCACCAGCGACCTGCTTTTCTTGCGGATGGAGGTGACCAACCGGTCCCGCCTCGATTATACCCCGGACTTTCTCCGGCTCTATATCCGTGACCGGGTGCAAGCCAAACGGAGTTCGCTCCAGGAACAGGAGCTGATCCCCCGGTACACGGACAGCCTGCTCACCATCCCGGGAAAGGACAGCCGCACCTGGGTCATGGCCATCCCCCGCATCACGATCCCGGACAAAAAGGAGTTCCGGGTAGAGCTATATGAAAAGAACGGCGGCCGATCCCTGTCCTTACGGATTCGTAACCGGCACCTTTACCGCGCACGCCCCCTTTAA
- a CDS encoding PDDEXK nuclease domain-containing protein, whose protein sequence is MEISSLLIHDIKTLWSEARRQAYTLVNRALVEAYWAIGRRIVEEEQQGADRAAYGAFLLRELAVRLSGELGKGLDERELRKIRQFYLCFPQRDALRPELSWTHYRLLLRVQDPAARTYYCQEAADLGWGTRHLEREIQTGAYQRLLATRRPGEALPVNRVSPVTTPGELIKDPYVLDFLGALPPTGYSESELESAILANLQQFLLELGKGFAFVGRQYPIQTDTRRFYIDLVFYNHILRCFVLLDLKVKELTHADIGQMDMYVRMFDDLKKQSGDNPTVGIILCADKDDTLVRYSVLDENRQLFASRYRLYLPTEEELRQELERERQRLSHD, encoded by the coding sequence ATGGAAATCTCTTCCCTTTTAATACACGACATAAAAACCCTCTGGAGCGAGGCCCGCCGCCAGGCCTACACCCTGGTGAACCGGGCTTTGGTGGAAGCCTATTGGGCCATCGGTCGCCGGATCGTGGAGGAGGAGCAGCAAGGTGCCGATCGGGCGGCCTATGGCGCCTTTTTGCTGCGGGAGCTGGCCGTCCGGCTTTCCGGGGAATTGGGCAAGGGCCTGGACGAACGGGAGTTGCGCAAGATCAGGCAGTTTTACCTGTGTTTCCCGCAGCGGGACGCACTGCGTCCCGAATTGAGTTGGACGCACTACCGGCTCCTGCTCCGGGTACAAGACCCCGCAGCGCGCACCTACTATTGCCAGGAGGCCGCCGACTTGGGGTGGGGGACCCGCCACCTGGAACGGGAGATCCAGACCGGGGCCTATCAACGATTACTCGCCACCCGGCGACCCGGGGAAGCACTACCGGTTAACCGGGTATCACCCGTGACCACCCCCGGCGAGTTGATCAAGGACCCCTACGTATTGGACTTCCTGGGCGCCCTGCCTCCCACGGGCTACTCCGAAAGCGAGCTGGAAAGCGCGATCCTTGCCAATTTGCAGCAATTCCTGCTCGAACTAGGCAAAGGCTTCGCTTTTGTCGGGCGCCAGTACCCGATCCAGACGGATACCCGCCGCTTTTACATCGACCTGGTCTTTTACAACCATATCCTGCGATGCTTTGTTCTGCTGGACCTCAAGGTCAAGGAGCTGACCCACGCCGACATCGGTCAGATGGATATGTACGTGCGGATGTTCGACGACCTGAAAAAACAATCGGGCGACAACCCCACCGTAGGGATCATCCTTTGCGCCGATAAGGACGACACCCTGGTCCGCTACAGCGTGCTGGACGAGAACCGGCAGTTGTTCGCCTCCCGCTACCGACTCTACCTGCCCACCGAAGAAGAGCTGCGGCAGGAGCTTGAACGCGAACGGCAACGACTCTCCCATGATTAA
- a CDS encoding ComEC/Rec2 family competence protein: protein MPNAYEIDFLRVGENSKSGDAIAIRLGDYENGIWKNQQVIVIDGGNAASGKAMVEHIRKYYHTNKVSRVFLTHTDIDHAYGLRTVMEEMEVGKIWMHRPWNHWPDLKDSIKDGRITKSSFTERMREAYQYAHDLEQIALKKAIPIVAPHQGMSYVIGDSPILTVLGPGKEFYLSLIQSSEKTPPMEIQERLSKGYTEVETTTEFEDMSFATEHLGEDGDYVTSCENNMSLVTLFQVGTDKILFTGDAGTMGLYKAIYYAIENGIDLKTLTAYQVPHHGSRRNLSKGILDHIYAPSAFISCSAKGAPKHPSPIVINALLRRHTASYTTQEGDLMWRSSNLPMRPDWYSAVPASFTTWVEVPKD from the coding sequence ATGCCAAATGCTTATGAAATCGATTTTCTGCGCGTAGGCGAAAATTCAAAAAGCGGCGATGCCATCGCCATACGCCTGGGAGACTATGAGAACGGTATCTGGAAAAATCAGCAGGTTATCGTTATAGACGGGGGCAATGCAGCCAGTGGTAAGGCAATGGTCGAGCATATCCGAAAGTACTATCATACCAACAAGGTCAGCAGGGTCTTCCTTACCCACACGGACATTGATCATGCCTATGGCCTGCGTACCGTTATGGAAGAAATGGAAGTAGGTAAGATCTGGATGCACCGCCCATGGAATCACTGGCCTGACCTGAAAGATTCCATCAAAGACGGCAGGATTACCAAATCCAGCTTTACCGAACGGATGCGGGAAGCTTACCAGTATGCCCACGACCTGGAGCAGATCGCCCTCAAAAAAGCCATTCCCATTGTAGCTCCCCACCAGGGTATGTCATATGTTATTGGTGACTCACCTATTCTGACGGTACTGGGTCCTGGCAAAGAGTTTTACCTGAGCTTGATCCAAAGTTCTGAGAAAACACCCCCGATGGAGATCCAGGAACGCTTATCCAAAGGGTATACAGAGGTAGAAACGACCACAGAATTTGAGGACATGAGCTTTGCAACAGAGCATTTGGGTGAAGATGGGGACTATGTAACCTCCTGCGAGAACAATATGAGCCTGGTAACGCTTTTCCAGGTGGGTACAGATAAGATCCTCTTTACCGGTGACGCCGGCACGATGGGGCTCTATAAGGCCATCTACTATGCTATAGAAAACGGGATCGACCTAAAAACGTTGACTGCCTATCAGGTACCACATCATGGCAGCAGGAGGAACCTTTCAAAAGGCATCCTGGATCATATTTATGCCCCATCGGCCTTTATATCCTGTTCAGCAAAGGGGGCGCCCAAACATCCGTCACCGATCGTTATTAATGCGTTGCTGAGAAGGCACACAGCATCCTATACCACCCAGGAAGGCGATTTAATGTGGCGATCGAGTAACCTGCCCATGCGCCCGGACTGGTACAGCGCTGTACCAGCTTCGTTTACGACCTGGGTAGAAGTACCGAAAGATTGA
- a CDS encoding alpha/beta fold hydrolase, whose translation MNVYFIPGIGADKRLFKHILLPEGFLPHYLEWISPGKREPLPAYAMRLAAGIDQHQPFVLIGLSLGGIMAVEIAKRLSPACTIIIGSAPLSSQLPIYYRLARKINLLRVVPAVFFKCTASLKRLFTRESLTDKRDLLQMIWKGDASFIAWGMQAVLYWQNQEMPGNFYHLHGTRDEVFPVRLVRPTHTIKGGSHMLCLSHPHEVNAILQSILAIHLLPPVAMIPTA comes from the coding sequence ATGAATGTGTATTTCATCCCCGGCATCGGCGCTGACAAACGCCTGTTTAAACATATCCTGCTACCCGAAGGTTTCCTGCCGCATTACCTCGAATGGATCTCGCCGGGGAAAAGAGAGCCTTTGCCCGCCTATGCCATGCGCCTGGCTGCTGGCATTGATCAACATCAGCCGTTTGTGCTCATCGGCCTTTCCCTGGGGGGCATCATGGCGGTGGAGATCGCCAAGCGCCTTAGCCCAGCCTGTACCATCATCATAGGATCGGCGCCCCTCTCTTCACAACTACCTATCTATTATCGGCTCGCGCGGAAGATCAACCTGCTGCGGGTAGTTCCTGCCGTGTTTTTCAAGTGCACCGCCAGCCTTAAACGCCTGTTCACCCGGGAGTCGCTGACCGACAAGCGAGACCTTTTGCAGATGATCTGGAAAGGTGACGCCTCTTTTATCGCCTGGGGCATGCAGGCGGTGCTGTATTGGCAAAACCAGGAGATGCCTGGTAATTTTTATCACCTTCACGGCACCCGTGATGAGGTGTTCCCGGTACGCCTGGTACGTCCTACCCACACAATCAAAGGGGGTAGCCACATGCTCTGCCTGAGCCACCCCCATGAAGTCAACGCCATCCTTCAAAGCATACTGGCGATACACCTGTTGCCGCCGGTAGCAATGATTCCAACTGCTTAA
- a CDS encoding STM4504/CBY_0614 family protein: MILDLYSTRNAPPCKELIYDSFPIALRRQLMDIANNFFGFNNIVGDPYKSAWRMINKLLRESHGRETLHYPASALVHVTRYVFDDDVKQYFYKLEDIQKMLDVLEVVFLVINSTAKIRESKYLPVEGYKVESVVQDFNQRLSQHCSGYRLEEGMMVRMDNDLLHQEVTREVLILLTNPDYSNIDAEYRQALKHFRNGDYKDSVVNAGKAFESTMKVICDQKGYAYASNATAAPLMSILYQEKFIPEYLQNGLGGLRAMLEGGVSVIRNKTSAHGAGSQDIQVDENLANYALYNAGATIRFLLRLLENK; encoded by the coding sequence ATGATCCTCGACCTTTATTCTACCCGAAACGCACCGCCCTGCAAGGAACTGATATACGATAGCTTCCCCATTGCCTTGCGCCGCCAGTTAATGGATATAGCAAACAATTTCTTTGGGTTCAATAACATCGTGGGCGATCCCTATAAGAGCGCCTGGCGGATGATCAATAAACTGCTCCGGGAATCCCACGGCCGCGAAACGTTGCACTATCCGGCCTCAGCATTGGTGCATGTTACCAGGTATGTATTTGACGATGATGTGAAACAGTATTTTTACAAACTGGAAGATATACAGAAAATGCTGGATGTGCTGGAGGTTGTCTTTCTGGTGATCAACAGTACGGCTAAGATCCGGGAATCAAAATACTTGCCGGTTGAAGGTTACAAGGTTGAATCGGTGGTGCAGGACTTCAATCAACGGTTGTCCCAGCATTGTTCCGGCTACCGCCTGGAAGAAGGAATGATGGTCCGTATGGATAATGATCTCCTGCACCAGGAAGTGACACGGGAGGTTTTAATCTTACTGACCAACCCGGATTATTCTAATATTGATGCTGAATACAGGCAGGCACTCAAGCATTTCCGGAACGGGGATTACAAGGATAGTGTCGTCAATGCGGGGAAAGCATTTGAGTCCACCATGAAGGTGATCTGCGACCAGAAAGGCTATGCCTATGCCTCCAATGCCACTGCTGCGCCGTTGATGAGCATTCTCTACCAGGAGAAATTCATCCCTGAATATCTCCAAAACGGGTTGGGCGGCCTGCGGGCTATGCTGGAAGGCGGAGTGTCTGTGATCAGGAACAAGACCAGTGCACACGGCGCTGGATCGCAGGATATACAGGTGGATGAGAACTTGGCAAACTACGCCCTATATAACGCCGGGGCTACCATTCGCTTTTTATTGAGATTGCTGGAAAATAAATAA